A stretch of the Xiphophorus couchianus chromosome 15, X_couchianus-1.0, whole genome shotgun sequence genome encodes the following:
- the LOC114158839 gene encoding LOW QUALITY PROTEIN: cysteine-rich venom protein ENH2-like (The sequence of the model RefSeq protein was modified relative to this genomic sequence to represent the inferred CDS: substituted 1 base at 1 genomic stop codon), with amino-acid sequence MDDAKILLILCLAAASGCGENLYMASFKNSXSNAIRAWYSEVANFLYGVGSINGGVVGHYTQVVWATSKNTGCAMAYCSNSTYKYFYVCHYCPHYFACFAEETTISLIPTTQEHPAVTVPAPVTTNSAPNCND; translated from the exons atggatGATG CAAAAATTTTGTTGATATTGTGTTTGGCTGCAGCCAGTGGCTGTGGGGAGAATCTCTACATGGCTAGCTTCAAGAACTCCTAGTCCAACGCCATCCGGGCCTGGTACAGCGAGGTAGCCAACTTCCTCTACGGAGTCGGATCCATTAACGGAGGAGTGGTGGGACACTATACACAG GTTGTTTGGGCCACCTCCAAAAATACTGGCTGTGCTATGGCCTACTGCTCCAACTCCACATACAAATACTTCTATGTCTGCCACTACTGCCCACA ttattttgccTGCTTTGCAGAGGAAACTACAATTTCACTAATCCCTACAACTCAGGAACATCCTGCAGTGACTGTCCCAGCGCCTGTTACAACAAACTCTGCA CCAAACTGTAATGACTAG